A DNA window from Tamandua tetradactyla isolate mTamTet1 chromosome 22, mTamTet1.pri, whole genome shotgun sequence contains the following coding sequences:
- the MAD2L1 gene encoding mitotic spindle assembly checkpoint protein MAD2A yields the protein MARQLSREQGITLRGSAEVVAEFFSFGINSILYQRGIYPSETFTRVQKYGLTLLVTTDPELIKYLNNVVDQLKDWLYKCSVQKLVVVISNIESGEVLERWQFDIECDKTAKDESAPREKSQKAIQDEIRSVIRQITATITFLPLLEVSCSFDLLIYTDKDLVVPEKWEESGPQFITNSEEVRLRSFTTTIHKVNSMVAYKIPVND from the exons ATGGCGCGGCAGCTCTCCCGGGAGCAGGGCATCACGCTGCGCGGGAGCGCCGAAGTCGTGGCAGAGTTCTTCT cttttggaaTCAATAGCATTTTATATCAGCGTGGCATCTATCCATCTGAAACCTTTACTCGAGTGCAGAAATATGGACTCACCTTGCTTGTAACTACAGATCCTGAGCTCATAAAATACCTAAATAATGTAGTGGACCAACTAAAAG ATTGGTTATACAAGTGTTCAGTTCAAAAACTGGTTGTGGTCATCTCAAATATTGAAAGTGGTGAAGTCCTTGAAAGATGGCAGTTTGATATTGAGTGTGACAAGACTGCAAAAGATGAGAG TGCACCCAGAGAAAAGTCTCAGAAAGCTATCCAAGATGAAATTCGTTCCGTGATCAGACAAATCACAGCTACAATAACATTTCTGCCACTATTGGAAGTTTCTT GTTCTTTTGATCTACTGATTTATACAGACAAAGATTTGGTTGTACCTGAAAAATGGGAAGAGTCAGGACCACAGTTTATCACCAATTCTGAGGAAGTCCGTCTTCGTTCATTTACTACTACAATTCACAAAGTAAATAGCATGGTGGCCTACAAAATTCCTGTCAATGACTGA